The Candidozyma auris chromosome 1, complete sequence genome includes a region encoding these proteins:
- the HEM1 gene encoding 5-aminolevulinate synthase: MESLTRASMKMCPFVKSRSTQALRKMSEASTLSQHAKACPFMGAAMAVREYSHSSKPAAASSAPAGTPPTRIPAGYSFSGSDLVANTMELVDKATKEQAFDYDGFLSSEIEKKRNDKSYRYFNNINRLAEEFPRAHLSSEGEKVTVWCANDYLGMGTHEKTIQAMKNTLDRYGAGAGGTRNIAGHNRHAIALEAELSHLHKHEAALVFSSCFVANDAVLSLLGQKMKDLVIFSDELNHASMIQGIRNSRARKEVFRHNNLADLEDRLSKYPRNTPKLIAFESVYSMCGSIAPIEKICDLADKYGAMTFLDEVHAVGMYGPHGAGVAEHLNFEEHLKAGLDKIRPDSVMNRIDMVTGTLGKAYGVVGGYVTGKQTLIDWIRSFAPGFIFTTSLPPAVMSGATASIRHQRSTLMDRIAQQKNIRYVKNNFGNIGIPVIPNPSHIVPVLVGNAADAKKASDLLLNKHNIYVQAINFPTVPIGQERLRITPTPGHGPEIADELIGAVDSVFGELNLKRTNDWESVGGLCGVGELDAPAVEHIWTDEQLSLRDSDLNPNVFDPQIAPNAVSSGVPL, translated from the coding sequence ATGGAGTCGCTCACTCGTGCTTCCATGAAAATGTGTCCCTTTGTGAAATCAAGATCCACCCAGGCTCTTCGCAAAATGAGCGAGGCCCTGACCTTGAGTCAACATGCCAAAGCTTGCCCTTTTATGGGTGCCGCTATGGCTGTTAGGGAGTACTCTCACTCTTCAAagcctgctgctgcctcaAGTGCTCCTGCTGGGACTCCTCCAACCCGGATTCCCGCTGGATACTCCTTTTCTGGTAGTGACTTGGTTGCTAACACCATGGAACTTGTGGACAAGGCAACGAAGGAACAGGCTTTCGACTACGATGGGTTCCTTAGCAGCgagattgaaaagaagaggaatgATAAATCGTATCGttacttcaacaacatcaaccGTTTGGCTGAGGAGTTCCCTAGAGCTCACTTGTCTTCTGAAGGTGAAAAGGTCACTGTTTGGTGTGCCAATGACTACTTGGGCATGGGGACCCATGAGAAGACCATCCAGGCCATGAAGAACACTTTGGATAGGTACGGCGCCGGTGCGGGCGGTACAAGAAACATTGCGGGCCATAACCGACATGCCATTGCTTTGGAGGCTGAACTTTCTCATTTGCATAAGCACGAGGCTGCGTTGGTGTTTAGCTCTTGTTTTGTTGCTAATGATGCGGTGCTCTCCCTCTTGGGTcaaaaaatgaaagattTGGTTATCTTTTCTGATGAGTTGAATCATGCTTCCATGATTCAAGGTATACGTAATTCAAGAGCGAGAAAGGAAGTGTTCAGGCACAACAATTTGGCAGATTTGGAGGATCGTTTGTCCAAATACCCTAGAAACACCCCAAAGTTGATTGCTTTTGAATCTGTCTACTCGATGTGCGGTTCTATCGCCCCGATCGAGAAAATCTGCGATTTGGCAGACAAGTACGGTGCCATGACCTTCTTGGATGAAGTGCATGCAGTTGGTATGTATGGCCCTCACGGTGCGGGTGTTGCCGAACACTTGAACTTCGAGGAACACTTGAAAGCTGGATTGGATAAGATCCGTCCAGACTCAGTCATGAACAGAATTGACATGGTGACTGGTACCTTGGGCAAGGCCTACggtgttgttggtggaTACGTCACTGGAAAGCAGACTTTGATCGATTGGATTCGTTCGTTTGCTCCGGGATTCATTTTCACCACCTCTTTGCCTCCTGCGGTGATGTCTGGTGCTACTGCTTCAATCAGGCACCAGAGATCTACATTGATGGACAGAATTGCTCAGCAAAAGAACATTAGGTATGTGAAGAACAACTTTGGAAACATCGGCATCCCAGTGATTCCCAACCCGTCTCACATTGTGCCTGTTTTGGTTGGTAACGCCGCAGATGCTAAGAAGGCTTCTGacttgttgttgaacaaaCACAACATCTACGTCCAAGCCATCAATTTCCCTACTGTTCCTATCGGACAAGAGAGGTTGAGAATCACTCCCACTCCTGGACACGGTCCTGAAATTGCTGATGAATTGATTGGTGCTGTTGACTCGGTGTTTGGGGagttgaatttgaaaagaacCAATGATTGGGAAAGCGTTGGCGGTCTTTGCGGTGTCGGTGAACTTGATGCGCCTGCTGTGGAGCATATCTGGACTGACGAGCAATTGTCCTTGCGTGACAGCGACTTGAATCCCAACGTCTTCGATCCACAGATCGCTCCTAACGCTGTGAGTTCAGGTGTTCCCTTGTAA
- the SPC98 gene encoding Spc98p: MMYRHLHDSVERLRGKVASPIKAAFLQSLNVKLMAYASHVNNIFQRSPGSLLSVFHDLQDQIVDLRILSHLQEQLEQLNGFKFLEEVHRLAEFGDTQVSCSAQIIYQELKKSYFQYLEHWILRGELIDVNDEFFISFNKEVDHINDIIRFHNERLPLFLGLTEDDCSHVHQIGKTIIFLDKFCKELDWLNAYVKHYFAFIFEKNQGLLSLDKSSLQVLLQTQFRELVNFLNLVAYGKYELFEHLKNLKSVMLIGSSDFVEAINEKGLAMFNEPATSLTSGKLAGLLSSAIKASSIRMLPQRFQSRIDARILDLSHGSIGWDVFTLEYKLFEPSLELLLNNSGQSTQYLRLFNFLWSFRHFHFLLQKNYVDYVRLQKDYIPKLGAKNVHLAKRGISVARRSWFTKCLRTINLIRFRLLNLVSSILTFLCFDLIENCFQEKVVKSVFKKSHKSNPMSVNKGSRKDRQLAIIDKSFAAAFAYEASPTYSDTKRVSLAEVNTVESTLDQITEMHSIYLKSIYDCKLMDESYKGKSSKEPLIDQIFAFMEVLFAFVQSSEEFGSSVVSYVNLLDLSKSTESGAGDAFEGDLEQLHVRLNDLMGVMYKDLYKKNFEQRLIIFTKDLRADLDLKDLSKML; the protein is encoded by the coding sequence ATGATGTATAGACACCTCCATGACTCGGTAGAGAGGTTGCGTGGTAAGGTTGCCTCACCAATCAAGGCTGCTTTTCTTCAGTCATTGAATGTGAAACTCATGGCCTACGCTAGCCATGTGAATAACATCTTTCAACGATCTCCGGGTTCTCTCTTATCTGTTTTCCACGATTTGCAAGACCAGATTGTCGATCTTAGGATATTGTCACACCTACAGGAGCAACTTGAACAGCTTAACGGGTTCAAATTTCTAGAGGAAGTCCACAGGTTGGCCGAGTTCGGTGACACGCAAGTGAGTTGCCTGGCTCAAATAATTTACCAGGAGCTTAAAAAATCATACTTTCAATATTTGGAGCATTGGATTCTCCGTGGTGAGCTAATTGATGTTAACGACGAGTTCTTTATttctttcaacaaagagGTCGACCATATAAATGATATTATTCGCTTCCATAATGAGCGTCTTCCTTTGTTCTTGGGACTCACTGAAGATGATTGTTCTCATGTCCATCAGATTGGCAAAACCATAatttttcttgacaaatttTGCAAGGAACTAGACTGGCTCAATGCTTACGTCAAACACTACTTTGCTTTTATTTTCGAGAAGAATCAAGGCTTATTGAGTCTAGATAAAAGTTCCCTACAGGTACTCCTTCAGACCCAATTTCGAGAGCTTGTGAATTTTCTCAATCTAGTTGCATATGGTAAAtatgagctctttgagcatttgaaaaatttgaagagtgTGATGTTGATTGGATCAAGTGACTTTGTTGAGGCAATCAATGAGAAGGGTCTTGCCATGTTCAATGAGCCAGCGACATCTTTAACTTCGGGAAAGTTAGCCGGTCTACTTTCCAGCGCCATTAAAGCGTCCTCCATTCGTATGTTACCCCAGAGATTTCAGCTGAGGATTGATGCCCGTATATTGGACCTAAGCCACGGAAGCATCGGCTGGGATGTCTTTACATTGGAAtacaagctctttgagccCTCTCTTGAGTTGCTTCTCAATAATAGTGGCCAATCGACACAATACCTTCGActttttaattttttgTGGAGTTTTAGACATTTCCATTTTTTATTACAGAAAAATTACGTGGACTATGTCAGGTTACAAAAAGATTACATCCCCAAACTTGGTGCCAAAAATGTGCATCTCGCAAAAAGAGGAATATCAGTAGCACGTCGAAGTTGGTTTACAAAGTGCCTTAGAACGATTAATTTGATTCGCTTTCGTCTATTGAACCTTGTCTCTTCGATACTAACCTTTTTGTGCTTCGACTTGATTGAAAATTGTTTCCAAGAAAAAGTTGTGAAACTGGTATTTAAAAAGAGTCATAAAAGTAACCCAATGTCAGTTAACAAAGGGTCACGTAAAGACCGACAACTTGCCATAATTGACAAAAGCTTTGCCGCAGCCTTTGCATATGAGGCAAGTCCAACCTACTCCGACACGAAGCGAGTCTCATTGGCGGAGGTTAATACTGTGGAAAGCACATTAGATCAGATTACTGAAATGCACCTGATATATCTCAAAAGCATCTATGATTGCAAACTTATGGATGAAAGCTACAAAGGCAAGTCGAGCAAAGAGCCACTCATTGATCAGATTTTTGCGTTTATGGAGGTTTTGTTCGCAtttgttcaaagcagcGAAGAATTTGGTTCCTCGGTAGTTAGTTACGTCAATTTGCTCGACTTGAGCAAGTCGACAGAATCAGGTGCAGGTGATGCGTTTGAGGGAGATTTGGAACAACTTCACGTGCGACTCAACGACCTCATGGGAGTGATGTACAAGGATCTTTACAAGAAAAATTTCGAACAGAGGCTCATAATATTCACAAAGGATCTTCGGGCAGACTTGGACCTTAAAGATTTGAGCAAAATGTTATGA
- the CRC1 gene encoding carnitine:acyl carnitine antiporter has translation MEEVDSVLIDNVKSFGAGGFGGVCAVLTGHPFDLVKVRLQTGVYKSTAECLKGTLAKDGALGFYRGVLPPLLGVTPMFAVSFWGYDLGKKIVGSYTGKKAEEFTVGQTSAAGFISAVPTTLVAAPFERVKVMMQVADGKKSSMGAVIAEMYRTGGIRSIFKGSAATLARDGPGSALYFATYEILKEKLSTPGKDLSLGAISIAGGFAGVAMWLGVFPIDTIKSTQQSSNVSISIATATKQIYAKGGIKGFFPGVGPALARSFPANAATFVGVEVAKNFFEKL, from the coding sequence ATGGAGGAAGTCGACAGTGTCTTAATCGATAACGTTAAATCCTTCGGTGCCGGAGGCTTCGGCGGTGTGTGTGCCGTTTTGACCGGCCACCCCTTTGACTTGGTGAAAGTTCGTTTGCAAACTGGAGTCTACAAGTCTACAGCTGAGTGCCTCAAAGGCACATTAGCTAAAGATGGTGCTCTTGGCTTCTACAGAGGTGTTTTGCCTCCTTTGTTGGGAGTCACTCCCATGTTTGCAGTTTCTTTCTGGGGTTACGATTTGGGAAAGAAAATCGTTGGTTCTTATACTGGTAAGAAGGCGGAGGAGTTCACTGTGGGACAAACGTCTGCTGCTGGTTTCATTTCTGCTGTGCCAACGACTTTAGTGGCTGCTCCCTTTGAAAGAGTCAAGGTAATGATGCAGGTTGCTGACGGTAAAAAAAGCTCGATGGGTGCTGTTATTGCTGAGATGTATAGAACAGGTGGCATCAGATCCATTTTTAAGGGCTCTGCTGCTACTTTGGCTAGAGACGGTCCTGGTTCTGCGCTCTACTTCGCTACTTAcgagattttgaaggagaagttATCCACTCCAGGCAAAGACTTGTCGTTGGGTGCCATTTCTATTGCTGGTGGTTTCGCTGGTGTGGCCATGTGGCTTGGTGTTTTCCCCATTGACACCATTAAGTCTACTCAGCAGTCGTCCAACGTCAGCATTTCAATTGCTACCGCGACCAAGCAGATCTATGCCAAGGGCGGCATCAAGGGCTTCTTCCCTGGCGTGGGACCTGCTTTGGCCAGATCCTTCCCAGCGAATGCTGCCACTTTTGTGGGTGTGGAAGTtgccaaaaacttctttgagaagctttga
- the PPH21 gene encoding phosphoprotein phosphatase 2A catalytic subunit has product MDLDTDVPMEDASEEQVQPAKTELSKELSKKEVSTSSINQLDQWIEKLSKCEPLSEQDVKKLCDMAIDVLQFEENVQPVQVPVTICGDVHGQFHDLMELFKIGGPCPDTNYLFMGDYVDRGYYSVETVSYLVCMKVRYPNRITILRGNHESRQITQVYGFYDECLRKYGSATVWKLFTDLFDYFPITALVDNKVFCLHGGLSPMVETIDQVRELNRIQEVPHDGPMCDLLWSDPDDRGGWGISARGAGFTFGQDISEQFNHTNDLDLVARAHQLVMDGYSWSHQEAVVTIFSAPNYCYRCGNQAAIMEMDESHQKQFLQYDPSVRPGEPTVTRKTPDYFL; this is encoded by the coding sequence ATGGACTTAGACACTGACGTACCCATGGAAGACGCCTCGGAAGAGCAAGTTCAGCCCGCAAAAACCGAATTGAGCAAGGAGCTAAGTAAAAAAGAAGTGAGCACTTCTTCGATCAACCAATTGGATCAATGGATCGAAAAGCTATCCAAATGTGAACCTCTTTCTGAGCAAgacgtgaagaagttgtgCGATATGGCAATTGACGTTTTGCAGTTCGAAGAGAATGTTCAGCCTGTTCAGGTGCCCGTCACGATATGTGGTGATGTCCACGGTCAATTCCACgacttgatggagttgttcaagattGGTGGGCCTTGCCCAGATACGAATTACCTTTTCATGGGTGATTATGTTGATAGAGGCTACTACTCTGTCGAAACAGTGTCGTACTTGGTGTGTATGAAGGTGAGGTACCCAAATAGAATTACCATTTTACGAGGCAACCACGAGTCTAGACAAATCACTCAGGTTTACGGTTTCTACGATGAGTGTTTGCGAAAGTACGGATCTGCCACAGTTTGGAAATTGTTCACAGACTTGTTTGACTACTTCCCTATTACCGCTCTTGTGGACAACAAGGTCTTCTGTCTTCATGGCGGACTCTCTCCTATGGTGGAGACCATTGACCAGGTGCGTGAGTTGAATAGAATCCAGGAGGTGCCCCACGACGGGCCCATGTGTGATTTGTTATGGTCTGACCCTGACGACCGCGGAGGATGGGGTATCTCGGCTAGAGGCGCTGGTTTCACTTTCGGTCAGGATATTTCTGAGCAATTCAACCACACCAACGACTTAGATCTTGTTGCTCGTGCGCACCAGTTGGTCATGGACGGTTACTCTTGGTCACATCAAGAGGCCGTAGTGAcgatcttctctgctcCGAACTACTGTTATAGATGCGGTAATCAGGCTGCCATCATGGAAATGGACGAGAGTCATCAGAAACAATTCTTGCAATACGACCCCTCTGTGAGGCCAGGTGAACCCACAgtgacaagaaagacgCCGGACTATTTCTTGTGA
- the TFP1 gene encoding H(+)-transporting V1 sector ATPase subunit A, with the protein MAGGLENARKEIKRLSLDDTAESQYGQIFSISGPVVVAENMLGSAMYELVKVGHANLVGEVIRINGDKATIQVYEETAGVTVGDPVLRTGKPLSVELGPGLMENIYDGIQRPLREIKEKSQSIYIPRGIDVPCLDRSKQYDFNPASLKVGDHITGGDIFGSIFENSLLDDHKILLPPRARGTITSIAEAGSYTVEDPVLEVEFEGKKHKYSMMHTWPVRVPRPVAEKLTADYPLLTGQRVLDSLFPCVQGGTTCIPGAFGCGKTVISQTLSKFSNSDIIIYTGCGERGNEMAEVLMEFPELYTEMSGKKEPIMKRTALVANTSNMPVAAREASIYTGITIAEYFRDQGKHVSMIADSSSRWAEALRELSGRLGEMPADQGFPAYLGAKLASFYERAGKATALGSPDRVGSVSIVAAVSPAGGDFSDPVTTATLGITQVFWGLDKKLAQRKHFPSINTGISYSKYTNVLDPYYEKNFPGFKSLRTKVKEILSNAEELEQVVQLVGKSALSDSDKIILDVANLIKEDFLQQNGYSSYDQFCPIWKTYDMMRAFISYHDEAQKAVANGAAWNKLSEATGDVKHAVSSAKFFEPSEGEEAGRKNFNELLTKISERFGEAAE; encoded by the exons ATG GCCGGTGGTTTGGAAAACGCAAGGAAGGAAATTAAGCGCCTCTCGCTTGATGACACCGCCGAATCGCAATATGGTCAAATCTTCTCTATCTCTGGTCCCGTGGTGGTCGCCGAGAACATGCTTGGCAGTGCCATGTACGAATTGGTGAAAGTGGGTCACGCTAACTTGGTTGGTGAAGTGATCAGAATTAATGGCGATAAGGCCACCATTCAGGTTTATGAAGAAACCGCAGGAGTTACTGTTGGTGATCCAGTATTAAGAACTGGTAAGCCTTTGTCCGTTGAATTGGGCCCTGGTTTGATGGAAAACATTTACGACGGTATTCAGAGACCTTTgagagagatcaaggagaagtcGCAATCTATCTATATCCCTAGAGGTATCGATGTTCCATGTTTGGACAGACTGAAGCAATACGACTTTAATCCAGCATCATTAAAGGTGGGTGACCACATCACTGGTGGTGACATTTTTGGTTCCATCTTTGAAAATTCTTTGTTAGATGATCACAAGATATTGTTACCACCCAGAGCTAGAGGTACAATCACTTCCATTGCTGAGGCCGGTTCATACACCGTTGAGGACCCTGTTTTGGAAGTTGAATTTGAGggcaagaagcacaagtACTCCATGATGCATACATGGCCCGTCAGAGTTCCAAGACCTGTGGCCGAGAAGTTGACTGCCGACTACCCTTTGTTGACTGGCCAGCGAGTATTAGACTCCTTGTTCCCATGTGTTCAGGGTGGTACCACATGTATCCCAGGTGCTTTTGGCTGTGGTAAGACAGTCATTTCGCAGACATTATCTAAGTTTTCTAACTCGGACATCATTATTTACACTGGTTGTGGTGAGCGTGGTAATGAGATGGCCGAAGTTTTGATGGAATTCCCTGAGCTTTACACTGAAATGAGCGGCAAAAAGGAGCCCATTATGAAGCGTACCGCTTTGGTCGCAAACACATCCAACATGCCTGTCGCAGCTCGTGAAGCCTCTATTTACACCGGTATCACGATTGCCGAATACTTCCGTGATCAAGGTAAGCACGTTTCAATGATTGCTGACTCCTCCTCTCGTTGGGCTGAAGCCTTGAGAGAACTTTCTGGTCGTTTGGGTGAGATGCCTGCTGACCAAGGTTTCCCCGCTTATTTGGGTGCCAAGTTGGCTTCTTTCTATGAGCGTGCTGGTAAGGCAACTGCTTTGGGCTCGCCAGACAGAGTCGGTTCTGTTTCCATTGTTGCTGCAGTCTCTCCAGCAGGTGGTGACTTCTCTGACCCTGTGACCACTGCGACATTGGGTATTACACAAGTTTTCTGGGGTTTGGACAAAAAATTGGCTCAGCGTAAGCACTTTCCTTCCATCAACACTGGTATCTCGTACTCCAAGTACACCAATGTGTTGGATCCATACTACGAAAAGAACTTCCCAGGcttcaaatctttgagaACCAAGGTTAAGGAGATCTTGTCCAATGCTGAAGAGTTGGAGCAAGTTGTTCAGCTCGTGGGTAAGTCCGCATTGTCTGACTCTGATAAGATTATCTTGGATGTCGCGAACTTGATTAAAGAAGACTTTTTGCAGCAGAACGGGTACTCTTCTTACGATCAGTTCTGCCCTATCTGGAAGACTTACGACATGATGCGTGCTTTTATTAGCTACCATGATGAGGCCCAGAAGGCTGTCGCTAATGGAGCAGCTTGGAACAAGTTGTCTGAGGCAACCGGTGATGTGAAACACGCAGTTTCTAGCGCCAAGTTTTTTGAGCCCTCAGAAGGTGAGGAGGCTGGCCGTAAGAACTTCAATGAGTTGCTCACCAAAATCAGCGAGCGTTTTGGCGAAGCAGCCGAGTAA
- the CDC53 gene encoding cullin CDC53, which yields MSSPQTLPIAGDLNATWNFIEPGLEFILGAQGDQGVTSRMYMNCYTAVYNYCANKSRNSNVSVFSKSGKDKTTYSLTGAEIYNRLQTYLINFIQSLEKEPHESFLEFYVRKWKRFTIGAGYMNNVFDYMNRYWVQKERSDGRRDIFDVNTLALLQWKYHMFNNNADRIMNEVLDLIERQRNNEIVDTNVISVAVRSMVDLGIDTNDLKKTNMLVYTKHFEMDFMSRTAEYYRRESENFLSSHNVVDYMMKCESRLSEEISRSNNYLEERSKRHLLEVLHVVLIRDHATEMYDQFLKLLEQNEIDHISRMYKLLSKVPSTLQPLADSLESHIKVEAAKAIEELKSSTESANAQQQEEKSKKSSQGLISPKVYIHTLIQVYMKFNDVVFNAFKKDPLFIKALDSACRHFVNINVIATPTPKSASKTPELLAKYADSFLKATSKEADIANMTADNMALMLKYIDNKDVFENNYRRLLAKRLINGNTKSDELEEGMLQRLQEGNSMEFTSKISKMFQDMKSSEDLKMNIREILGDGAVVNDFTPLILAQSMWPFHHIEDYKLKVAPELQDTIRAVEEEYTSKHNGRELQWLWNHGKSEIKANLSRKGKPPFIFTVTNVQLMIILAFNKKTTYSYAELHDIVGVSKHVFDAHLTPLVKFKLLDQSPPTPSAFSSPETTFTIVNEYKSKKLKVNFVSTIKSEQKQEDEDTNKEIDESRKNYLTASIVRIMKARKTMKHNELVNEVLLQAQSRFKAKLIDLKRAIEYLLEKEYIARCEGDSYEYLA from the coding sequence ATGTCGTCACCGCAGACTCTCCCCATTGCAGGTGATTTGAATGCAACATGGAACTTTATCGAGCCAGGGCTTGAGTTCATTCTTGGTGCACAAGGCGACCAGGGTGTGACATCGAGAATGTACATGAACTGCTACACCGCTGTGTATAACTACTGCGCTAACAAGTCACGCAATCTGAATGTTTCTGTTTTCAGCAAATCAGGCAAGGATAAGACCACATACTCGTTGACAGGTGCTGAGATCTACAATCGGCTACAAACGTACCTCATTAACTTCATACAGAGCTTAGAGAAAGAACCACATGAACTGTTCTTGGAGTTTTACGTAAGAAAATGGAAGCGGTTTACTATTGGAGCTGGATATATGAATAATGTCTTCGACTACATGAACAGGTACTGGGTGCAGAAGGAGCGCTCAgatggaagaagagataTCTTTGATGTTAATACATTGGCATTACTTCAGTGGAAGTATCATATGTTCAACAATAACGCCGACAGAATCATGAATGAGGTTCTTGATTTGATCGAGAGGCAAAGAAATAACGAAATTGTTGACACAAACGTCATCTCCGTGGCCGTGAGGTCCATGGTTGACTTAGGCATAGACACcaatgacttgaagaagactaATATGTTGGTGTATACAAAGCATTTTGAGATGGACTTTATGTCCAGAACAGCTGAATACTATAGAAGAGAGAGTGAaaactttctttctctgcaCAATGTTGTCGATTACATGATGAAATGCGAAAGCAGATTATCTGAAGAGATCTCTAGATCTAATAATTATCTTGAGGAGCGAAGCAAGAGACATTTGCTCGAGGTTTTGCATGTGGTATTGATCAGAGACCACGCTACTGAGATGTATGATCagtttctcaagttgcTTGAACAGAACGAAATCGATCATATTCTGAGGATGTACAAGTTGCTTTCCAAGGTGCCCAGTAcgttgcagccattggcCGATAGTTTGGAGAGCCACATAAAGGTGGAAGCAGCAAAAGCTattgaggagctcaagtCATCAACAGAATCTGCAAATGCTCAGCAACAGGAGGAAAAATCCAAAAAATCTTCACAGGGTCTCATTTCCCCTAAGGTCTACATACACACATTGATTCAAGTGTACATGAAATTTAACGATGTTGTTTTCAATGCTTTTAAGAAGGATCCCCTCTTTATTAAAGCACTTGATTCCGCGTGTCGACACTTTGTGAACATCAACGTCATTGCCACTCCAACTCCTAAAAGTGCCAGTAAAACCCCTGAGTTGTTGGCGAAGTATGCCGacagctttttgaaggcCACATCCAAGGAGGCAGATATTGCGAACATGACGGCGGACAACATGGCGCTTATGTTAAAGTACATTGATAACAAGGATGTGTTTGAGAATAACTACCGCCGTTTACTTGCGAAGCGTCTAATAAATGGTAATACAAAGTCAGATGAGCTCGAGGAGGGTATGTTGCAAAGACTACAGGAAGGAAATTCCATGGAGTTTACATCGAAGATCAGTAAGATGTTTCAAGACATGAAATCCCTGGaggatttgaagatgaacatAAGAGAGATTCTTGGAGACGGCGCTGTTGTGAATGATTTCACGCCATTGATATTGGCGCAGAGCATGTGGCCATTTCATCACATTGAAGACTACAAACTCAAAGTTGCACCTGAGTTGCAAGACACCATCAGGGCCGTCGAGGAAGAATACACAAGCAAACATAATGGAAGAGAGTTACAGTGGCTCTGGAATCATGGTAAGAGTGAGATTAAGGCAAACTTATCAAGAAAGGGAAAGCCTCCATTCATTTTCACAGTTACAAACGTGCAATTGATGATTATATTAgcattcaacaagaagaccaCCTACTCATACGCAGAACTCCATGATATTGTTGGTGTATCCAAGCATGTTTTTGATGCACACTTGACCCCGCtcgtcaagttcaagttaCTTGATCAGCTGCCACCCACGCCACTGGCATTCAGTTCACCTGAGACAACCTTCACCATCGTCAACGAGTAcaaatcaaagaagttgaaggtaAATTTTGTCAGCACCATTAAGAGCGAGCAGAAACAAGAGGATGAAGATACAAATAAGGAGATCGACGAGTCTAGAAAGAACTACCTTACAGCCAGTATCGTCAGAATAATGAAGGCTAGAAAGACCATGAAGCACAATGAGTTGGTAAACGAGGTATTGCTCCAAGCTCAATCACGTTTCAAGGCTAAGCTCATTGATCTCAAAAGAGCAATTGAGTatttgttggagaaggaaTACATAGCACGTTGCGAAGGTGATTCCTACGAGTACCTCGCTTAG